One region of Oryza sativa Japonica Group chromosome 10, ASM3414082v1 genomic DNA includes:
- the LOC4348769 gene encoding glycine-rich cell wall structural protein 1.8: MARTKLVSLSFVVLLSVGLANAARVARYASAEGGGSGGGGGGGSEDGSGWGSGSGSGYGQAGGSSGGAYASGGGGGQGGGGGQNGGSGYGSGSGSGYGQAGGYGPHGGAYAQGGGQGGGGGGGVNGGSRYGSGSGSGYGQAGSYGPGGAYAQGGGQGGGGGGGQNGGSGYGSGSGYGQAGSYGPGGAYAQGGGQGGGGGGGQYGGSGHGSGSGYGQAGSYGPGGAYAQGGGQGGGGGGGQYGGSGSGSGSGSGQAGGYGPYGGGYAQAGGQGGGGGGGHPSTTAWAPLANPPPVAVAFGAAAGGGAALDEVTVADAGGGVSAPASANGQETHASYSHLNLQIHICEITMARSKFVALSFVVLLGIGLTNATRVARYVSAGGGGGGGGGGGGSGNGSGWGSGSGSGYGQAGGSGGAYASGGGGGGGGGGGQNGGSGYGSGSGSGYGQAGGYGSHGGAYAQGGGQGGGGGGGANGGSGYGSGSGSGYGQAGGYGPHGGAYAQGGGQGGGGGGGYNGGSGYGSGSGSGYGQAGSYGPYGGGYAHAGGQGGGGGGGQSGPGGHGYGSGSGSGSGSAYSGGHP; this comes from the exons ATGGCCAGAACCAAGTTGGTATCTCTTAGCTTTGTTGTTCTGCTGAGCGTTGGTCTAGCCAATGCCGCAAGGGTAGCTAGATATGCTAGCGCCGAGGGTGGCGGTAGTGGagggggaggtggtggagggTCCGAGGATGGTTCTGGATGGGGATCCGGCTCTGGCTCTGGGTATGGTCAGGCCGGCGGATCTTCCGGTGGAGCATATGCTAGTGGAGGCGGGGGAGGTCAAGGTGGTGGAGGCGGTCAAAATGGTGGATCTGGATATGGTTCTGGGTCCGGTTCTGGTTATGGCCAGGCTGGTGGCTATGGCCCTCATGGTGGAGCGTACGCTCAAGGAGGTGGCCaaggtggaggcggtggtggtggggtgaATGGTGGGTCAAGATATGGTTCCGGCTCTGGGTCTGGATATGGTCAGGCTGGTAGCTATGGCCCCGGTGGAGCTTATGCTCAAGGAGGTGGAcaaggtggaggtggcggtggtggacaAAATGGAGGGTCTGGGTATGGTTCTGGCTCTGGCTATGGCCAAGCTGGTAGTTATGGCCCAGGTGGAGCATATGCTCAAGGAGGTGGAcaaggtggaggtggcggcggtggacagTATGGCGGGTCTGGGCATGGTTCTGGCTCTGGCTATGGCCAAGCTGGTAGTTATGGCCCAGGTGGAGCATATGCTCAAGGAGGTGGacaaggtggaggtggtggcggtggacaATACGGCGGGTCTGGTTCTGGCTCTGGATCTGGTTCTGGCCAAGCTGGTGGATACGGGCCTTACGGTGGAGGATATGCTCAGGCAGGCGGtcaaggcggcggtggcgggggtgGGCATCCA TCAACAACGGCGTGGGCGCCGCTGGCGAATCCACCGCCCGTCGCTGTAGcgttcggcgccgccgcgggagggGGCGCGGCTCTAGACGAGGtcaccgtcgccgacgccggcggcggcgtctccgcCCCCGCGTCTGCTAATGGGCAAG AGACACACGCTTCGTACTCTCATCTCAACCTTCAGATTCACATCTGTGAGATAACAATGGCTAGAAGCAAGTTTGTTGCTCTTAGCTTCGTCGTCCTCCTTGGCATTGGACTGACCAATGCTACAAGGGTAGCTAGGTATGTGAGcgctggaggaggcggtgggggaggcggaggtggtggtgggtcAGGGAATGGTTCTGGGTGGGGATCTGGCTCTGGCTCAGGGTATGGCCAAGCTGGAGGCTCTGGTGGAGCATATGCtagtggaggtggtggcggtggaggtggtggaggtggacaAAACGGTGGATCTGGGTATGGTTCTGGATCTGGTTCAGGTTATGGTCAGGCTGGTGGATATGGGTCCCATGGTGGTGCGTACGCTCAAGGAGGCGGtcaaggtggtggtggaggtggtggggcAAATGGTGGGTCTGGATATGGTTCCGGATCTGGCTCTGGCTATGGTCAGGCTGGTGGCTACGGTCCTCATGGTGGAGCATATGCTCAGGGTGGCGGacaaggtggtggtggtggcggtggataCAATGGTGGATCAGGTTATGGTTCTGGTTCTGGATCTGGTTACGGCCAAGCTGGTTCATACGGGCCCTACGGTGGTGGCTATGCTCATGCAGGTGgtcaaggtggcggcggcggcggagggcagaGTGGCCCAGGTGGCCATGGATATGGAAGTGGCTCTGGAAGCGGTTCTGGATCTGCCTATAGTGGTGGGCACCCATAG
- the LOC4348770 gene encoding putative glycine-rich cell wall structural protein 1 encodes MAKLVALTFVVLVSIGLANAGRVARYASAGGGGGGGGGGGGSNGGSGWGSGSGSGYGQASGGGAYASGGGGGGGGGGGQNGGSGYGSGSGSGYGQAGGYGPYGGGYAQGGGGGQGGGGGQNGGSGSGYGSGSGYGQAGGYGPYGGGYAQAGGQGGGGGGGQSGPGGSGYGSGSGSGSGSAYGGHP; translated from the coding sequence ATGGCTAAGCTTGTGGCTCTTACCTTCGTTGTCTTGGTGAGCATTGGACTAGCCAATGCTGGAAGGGTGGCTAGATATGCTAgtgcaggcggtggcggcggtggagggggaggtggcggtgggTCAAACGGTGGATCTGGATGGGGATCCGGTTCTGGCTCTGGGTATGGCCAGGCAAGTGGCGGTGGAGCATATGctagtggaggcggaggaggaggaggtggtggaggtggacaGAATGGCGGATCCGGATACGGTTCCGGTTCTGGGTCTGGTTATGGACAAGCTGGTGGGTATGGACCATATGGTGGAGGATATGCTCAAGGAGGGGGTGGCGGAcaaggtggcggtggtggacaAAATGGTGGATCCGGATCTGGGTATGGCTCTGGCTCTGGGTATGGTCAAGCTGGAGGGTATGGGCCGTACGGTGGTGGATATGCTCAGGCCGGTGGCcaaggtggcggtggcggtggtggacaGAGCGGTCCTGGTGGCAGCGGGTATGGTAGTGGATCAGGAAGCGGATCTGGAAGTGCGTATGGTGGACACCCATAA
- the LOC9271548 gene encoding putative glycine-rich cell wall structural protein 1, producing MGKLVALSFVVLLSVGLANASRVARYASAGGGGSGEGGGGGSDGGSGWGSGSGSGYGQAGGDGSYASGGGEGGGGGGGENGGSGYGSGSGSGYGQAGGSGPYGGGYAQGGGGGQGGGGGQNGGSGYGSGSGSGYGQAGGYGPYGGGYAQAGGQGGGGGGGQSGPGGSGYGSGSGSGSGSAYGGHP from the coding sequence ATGGGTAAGCTTGTGGCTCTTAGCTTCGTTGTCCTCCTAAGCGTTGGACTAGCCAATGCTAGCAGGGTAGCTAGATATGCTAGTGCTGGGGGTGGCGGTAgcggcgagggaggaggtggtgggtcGGACGGTGGTTCCGGCTGGGGATCTGGCTCTGGCTCAGGATATGGCCAGGCGGGCGGTGATGGATCATATGCTAGtggaggtggagaaggaggcggtggaggcggtggagagAATGGTGGTTCCGGATATGGTTCCGGTTCTGGGTCTGGGTATGGGCAAGCTGGTGGGTCTGGACCATATGGTGGTGGGTATGCTcagggaggaggtggtggccagggtggcggtggtggacaAAATGGTGGATCTGGATATGGTTCCGGCTCTGGTTCAGGGTACGGTCAAGCCGGAGGGTATGGACCGTATGGCGGTGGATATGCTCAGGCTGGTGgccaaggtggcggcggcggtggtggacagAGTGGTCCAGGCGGCAGCGGATATGGTAGTGGCTCAGGAAGTGGTTCGGGAAGTGCCTACGGTGGACATCCATAG
- the LOC4348771 gene encoding putative glycine-rich cell wall structural protein 1, giving the protein MTKLVALSFIVLLSVGLANATRVARYASAGGGGGGGGGGGGSNGGSGWGSGSGSGYGQASGDGSYASGDGGGGGGGGGQNGGSGYGSGSGSGYGQAGGYGPYGGGYAQGGGGGQGGGGGQNGGSGYGSGSGSGYGQAGGYGPYGGGYAQAGGQGGGGGGGQSGPGGSGYGSGSGSGSGSAYGGHP; this is encoded by the coding sequence ATGACTAAGCTCGTGGCTCTTAGCTTTATCGTCCTCCTAAGCGTTGGACTAGCCAACGCTACAAGGGTAGCTAGATATGCTAgcgctggaggaggcggcggtggtggaggaggtggtggtgggtcAAACGGTGGTTCTGGCTGGGGATCTGGCTCTGGCTCAGGGTATGGCCAGGCAAGTGGTGATGGATCGTATGCTAGTGGagacggaggtggtggtggtggtggaggtgggcagAATGGTGGATCCGGATATGGTTCTGGTTCTGGATCTGGGTATGGACAAGCCGGTGGGTATGGACCTTATGGTGGAGGATATGCTCAAGGAGGGGGTGGTGgccaaggtggcggcggcgggcagaatGGTGGATCTGGATATGGTTCTGGCTCTGGATCTGGATATGGTCAAGCCGGGGGATATGGGCCATATGGTGGTGGTTATGCTCAAGCTGGTGGCcaaggtggtggcggtggtggtggacaaAGTGGTCCAGGTGGTAGCGGGTATGGCAGCGGTTCTGGAAGTGGTTCTGGAAGTGCTTATGGTGGACACCCATAG
- the LOC4348773 gene encoding glycine-rich cell wall structural protein 2-like, whose protein sequence is MAATTKLVALGLAVLLSIGFAGAARVARYTNSYSGGGGGGGGGGGGGGTNGGWGSGSGAGAGAGYGESGGDSGNTWNYGRGGGAGGGGGGGGGTNGGYGSGSGSGYGMGSGSSGGSGSSASAPVALSSGGNYATGDGEGGGGGGGGGSNGGSGYGAGAGVGQGAGESGSSIAMAPSPSSGGDYNGGYADAAGGGGGGGGGHGGGPAASPSYGVGAGAGSGAGDAGSDGSSGGGYASGMGGGKGGGGGGGENGGYGSGSGKGSGSGSGGYH, encoded by the coding sequence ATGGCTGCCACCACCAAGCTCGTGGCTCTGggcctcgccgtcctcctcagCATCGGGTTCGCTGGTGCCGCGAGGGTGGCCAGGTACACGAACTCGTActccggcggcgggggaggcggcggcggaggaggcggcggcggcgggacgaaCGGCGGGTGGGGCTCCGGctcgggcgccggcgccggcgccggatacggcgagagcggcggcgactCCGGCAACACGTGGAACTACGGGAGgggtggcggcgctggcggaggcggcggcggcggcggcgggaccaACGGCGGGtacggctccggctccggctccggctacGGCATGGGCAGTGGCTCGAGCGGCGGCTCcggctcgtcggcgtcggccccGGTTGCTCTCAGCAGCGGCGGTAATTACGCCACCGGtgatggcgagggcggcggcggcggcggtggcggcggctccaaCGGCGGCAGCGGGTACGGCGCTGGCGCCGGAGTTGGCCAGGGCGCCGGCGAGAGCGGCTCGTCGATAGCGATGGCGCCGTCTCCATCCAGCGGCGGCGACTACAACGGCGGCTACGCCGACgcagccggtggcggcggcggcggcggcggcgggcacggcgGAGGCCCAGCAGCATCTCCGAGCTACGGCGTTGGCGCAGGCGCTGGCTCCGGCGCTGGCGACGCCGGCAGCGATGGCTCCTCCGGCGGAGGCTACGCGTCAGGAAtgggcggcggcaagggcggcggcggcggcggcggcgagaacggCGGctacggcagcggcagcggcaaggGATCCGGATCCGGTAGCGGCGGATACCATTGA
- the LOC4348774 gene encoding glycine-rich cell wall structural protein 2-like: MAVTKLAVLSFVLLMSIGLTHAARVARYANAQGTGSGGGNGGGYLNGGGVGSGSGYGVATSGHGAHAHSSGGGGGGGATSYGTGYGGGFGAGSSSSQTSSGYYQGYTGDASAGGGGGGNGGGQGGGTVGSSGYGSGFGTGSGASEGAGGFSSPNPSYANADASANGGGTGGGQNGGNGNGVGGGSGYGDANP; this comes from the coding sequence ATGGCTGTAACAAAGCTTGCAGTGCTTAGCTTTGTCCTTCTCATGAGCATTGGCTTAACCCATGCTGCCAGGGTGGCTAGGTATGCCAATGCTCAGGGAACAGGTTCAGGAGGGGGGAATGGTGGTGGGTATCTGAATGGGGGTGGTGTAGGGTCCGGAAGCGGGTACGGGGTGGCTACGAGTGGCCACGGAGCGCACGCGCATTCaagtggtggaggtggaggtggtggtgcaaCAAGCTATGGTACCGGATACGGTGGTGGATTTGGTGCAGGTTCAAGCTCTAGTCAGACGAGCAGCGGGTATTATCAAGGTTATACTGGGGATGCTAGCGCtggtggaggtggcggaggcAATGGTGGTGGGCAAGGAGGCGGCACCGTTGGATCCAGTGGCTACGGGAGTGGTTTTGGAACTGGATCTGGAGCTAGTGAGGGAGCTGGCGGCTTCTCCTCGCCGAACCCATCATATGCAAATGCAGATGCCTCTGCTAACGGTGGTGGAACGGGTGGTGGTCAAAATGGTGGGAATGGCAATGGCGTAGGTGGTGGATCTGGTTATGGTGATGCAAACCCTTAG
- the LOC4348775 gene encoding KRR1 small subunit processome component homolog, producing MASEEGEEANAASSAEEVGRKKPPRHKGKHDKPKPWDDDPNIDHWKIEKFDPSWNEGGMLEVSSFSTLFPQYREKYLQEAWPIVKGALKEFGVACELNLVEGSMTVSTTRKTRDPYIIVKAKELIKLLSRSVPAPQAIKILNDEMSCDIIKIGSIIRNKERFVKRRERLLGPNLSTLKAIEILTGCYILVQGNTVAAMGSWKGLKQVRRVVEDCIKNIKHPVYHIKELLIKRELAKNPALANESWDRFLPKFKKKNVKQKKPITKEKKPYTPFPPPQQPSKIDLELESGEYFMSDKKKSAKKWQEKLEKQSEKAEENKRKREAAFVPPKEDTATPYESAKSTSNNDEIADMAKSLKKKAKEFRKSEAQENVRLESYVASNEGSRPKKKHKSSKSK from the exons ATGGCGtcggaggagggggaagaagcgaacgccgcgtcgtcggcggaggaggtggggaggaAGAAGCCGCCGCGGCACAAGGGGAAGCACGACAAGCCGAAGCCGTGGGACGACGACCCCAACATCGACCACTGGAAGATCGAGAAGTTCGACCCCTCGTGGAACGAGGGCGGCATGCTCGAAGTCAGCTCCTTCTCCACCCTCTTCCCCCAGTACCGAG agaagTACCTGCAGGAGGCGTGGCCGATTGTGAAGGGCGCGCTGAAGGAGTTTGGGGTCGCTTGCGAGCTCAATCTG GTGGAAGGATCCATGACCGTTTCGACCACGCGCAAGACCAGGGATCCCTACATTATCGTTAAGGCCAAGGAGCTGATAAAATTGTTGTCGAGGAGCGTCCCCGCTCCACAG GCGATTAAAATACTCAACGATGAGATGAGCTGTGATATTATCAAGATTGGTAGTATTATACGGAACAAG GAAAGATTCGTTAAAAGGAGAGAACGTCTTCTGGGCCCTAATTTATCTACTCTCAAG GCCATCGAGATTTTGACTGGCTGCTACATCTTAGTTCAG GGAAACACTGTTGCTGCTATGGGTTCCTGGAAGGGATTGAAACAAGTCCGAAGGGTTGTGGAGGACTGCATAAAGAACATCAAGCACCCTGTGTACCACATCAAG GAACTCCTAATTAAACGTGAGCTGGCCAAAAATCCTGCGCTAGCCAATGAAAGCTGGGACAGGTTTCTCCCGAAGTTTAAGAA GAAAAATGTCAAACAAAAGAAACCGATAACAAAGGAGAAGAAGCCATACACACCCTTTCCACCTCCTCAGCAACCTAGCAAG ATTGATCTTGAACTTGAGAGTGGTGAGTATTTCATGAGTGACAAAAAGAAGTCCGCAAAGAAATGGCAAGAGAAGCTGGAAAAGCAATCGGAGAAAGCTGAAGagaacaaaagaaagagagaagctGCATTTGTTCCTCCAAAG GAGGACACTGCAACTCCATACGAATCTGCCAAGTCTACCAGCAACAACGACGAGATTGCTGATATGGCTAAGTCCCTAAAG AAGAAAGCAAAGGAATTCAGAAAGAGTGAAGCACAGGAAAATGTGAGACTCGAGTCTTATGTTGCAAGTAATGAAGGGTCACGCCCAAAAAAGAAGCACAAATCGTCCAAGTCCAAGTAA